The following DNA comes from Naumovozyma dairenensis CBS 421 chromosome 4, complete genome.
AAATCTCTACTATGATTAGATGGAATTTGAGACCATACTTATTCATCTTGAACAACAACGGTTACACTATTGAAAAGTTAATTCACGGTCCAACTGCCcaatataatgaaattcaaaGCTGGGATCATTTGAAGTTGTTGGAAACTTTCGGTGCTAAGGATTATGAAAACCACAGAGTTGCTACCACAGGTGAATGGACCAAATTGACTGAAAACAAGGACTTCAACAAGAACTCTAGAATTAGAGTCATCGAAGTTATGTTACCAGTCATGGATGCTCCAGAATCTTTGATTAAGCAAGGTGAATTGACTGCTAAGATTAATGCTAAGAATTAAAATGATTTATGAAAGTATCActttaatatcttcatgAAATCTTTTTTTATCTACTTCATCCAAAAATATCCATTTTTTAACGACTGATGTACCTTACGTATAGACATAAACTATgtagattatatatatcatatgaattaaaagaatatagaCTCTACTTGAAATCTATTTGTAGTATTAAGATTAATTACGATCCGTTTGTAAAAATGTATTACAAAGTGTCCATGtctatttgaaaaatatgtatTTTGAGTTCAGTATGAATGTTTGTTGTCTATGCTTCTTACGAGTTTTAATACATGTATCAATAACACAACATGTGGTCGTCAATTTTTTACAACCGTGCAAGCAACTCATACCTCACAAACAATCTATCTAGATACCACACGGCCAAATAATGTTGATCACTACTAGTAGAGAAAACAATCTCTCCTTTCTCAAGAGAAGCATGGTCCTGACTATATGACTTTATGAAGGAGCCAGAAGGGGCATACCAATTTGTTATTGAACGACATAACAATCTCGTGAGGTATATATTGCGAACCCataaaaattttatttgcAAAAATGCGTATTTGAGGTAGATCAATCTCTTTCATTGTGAAAAAGAGACGATAACTTTTAGATATTAATAGGATTTACCAAATTGGAAAAACAGAATAACTTTTTGGAATATCACTATCATTTCGAACAATATATCAGATCATTCCAAATcaagattttttttttcttgcgatttaatgaattggtAATGGCCTATCAgagaatataattttataattGATCACATCGACCAATTGCACTTTCTTCGAAGAATTATCGAATTTCAATAACCCCAATGGGGTATCTAATTTAACAATCTTTCCCAATAACCTTTGTTTAGTCCCGATAAATAATGTTGccaattttttctcttgaTCAAGATTCAATAATCCAAATCTAACGATATCAATTTCACCATCATTGTATTTCGAGTAACGTGAATCTGGTGCATCAGTTGGTACAGTTTTGGGCATCTCAAGATCACCTTGAATTTCTAGCATGGTGTGACCTAATGGTGTCGGTATCGTTATCTGTCTTGCTCCATCTTGTGTTTCATGTAGGAGGGTTTGTAGATGAGAAGTAGTAATTTCTACTGCTGGCATAATCGTTTGGGGTCCGTTCTTGTTTGCAAAATCCTAATTGACTATTCGAAGTGCCTTAGAATGAATCACCTATATGCGAATTATAAACCTTTTTCTATCAATAAACCATATCTTTGTGACAATAATATCTCTTGACAATCTTCATTGTCTCtttgaaacttttcatGTTGAGATGGAAATCCCCCTCCGTAGTTGAGCGCTTATAAACTACGAGGGATGGATTCCGCGCATTTTAGAGctaatgatatatataatactaTACGTATTTGAGATTTGAGATGAGAAGATatatagatagatagattGTTGATGATCAATTGACAGTTTGACACACACATATACATTGACAGCCCACCAGACTTTATTCCATAATATACCATCGGACACACATATACAAAAGAAGATGCTACGCACGATAAGTACCATATTAAGCAAAGTCAATAACACAATTACAAATTCGAAGAAGACATTAATACAACGGTACACAGAGGATCTATCCCACATAACTTCTCAAATTCATGCTTTGGAAAGTAGTTTACAAAGGAGACAAGCTGTATTGgatcattttcaatcaCAATTGACTTTCTACGGGTTGAGTGCAATCGTTTGTCTTGCATCGGCAGCGTATTActattcttcttcttattctGAGAATGAGGGGAATACTGAATGGGTGTGGATAACTGTGTTAGTTTTGGGAGTTATATTGTTAGGGTTTCTTAAATGGGTAAGTTATAAATTGGAAGGATGGTATAAGGAGAGACAAGATAAGAAATTAAGTAAATTACGAGCTACACATTCTAAGAAGTTGGAGAGTTTGAAAAGAGAGACACAATTCCATGAGACAAATTCGATTATACAACGGTTTTCTAGTGGTAGTAatcaagatgatgatgcgATGGTCTTGATGGATGAACAATTAAGTGCaaaatatgatgaattcaatcaattgaagaatgaattgaataaattacaaaaggataatgaatttgttaataataaagagaaaagTGATGTTTGGTTTGATAAAGTTATCGGTATCCTTGCTGGTGGTAAcgatttaaataatacaattAGGCCAATTGTTTGTTCTAATTGTAAAAGACATACTGGTGCTTACAGGTTGTTAAACAAACCATTACAATATGTGTGTCCAGTATGCGGTTGTAAACTTGATGAGACGATCAAGAACCAACACGAGGAAAGAGAACCAAGTGCAGTTGATACAATTGACACTAAAGATACAAATGATAGTAATAAGAAGACAAAAAAGtctaaaaagaaaaatgggTCATTAAAAAAGGtatagtaataaaaaattatataattttttcatatatcatatatttctATTATCTACCACATGTTACACATCTTACTTGGATAAAGACATGATAGCGTTAACGATATCACCGTTATGTTCTTTCAAAGCCTTAATAGCTTTGTTCTTAGTGACATTGGTTTGTTGAATGACCAAATCGATATCTTCCTTAGATAAATCCCCTGCGTCAACTTCTGCGTCATCTTCTTCGACAGCAGCGATAGCTTCATCAAGGGCACCAGTAGCGGCAGCTTCCATATCAGCTTGAATATCTTGAGGAGACTTGGTAGCGATATCTTCGTTACTTGGTAAGATCCCTGAAGAGGCAGCTTGTTGTTGAGCAGCAGCTAATTTTTGAGTGAAATCGTCTACTTTAGCTTCACCAAAGACAACGTAGTTACCACCGACAGATCTGTAAACTTCTGGTTTTTCAATGGCGACAATTTCgttgttcttctttctgAAGGCAACTCTGATGATACCTGGGACTAATCTTAAACCCAATTTACCGATTAATTCTCTGGCCTTCTTTTCGTTCTTGTTCAAGATGGTGACGTTGGAGTTAGCTGGGATAGACATTGCTGTTGCGAGTGTTGGTATTTTTGCTTGTGTGGGTACAgattaattgaattggatGAAAAATAAGATCAATTGAGTAGTTTACAACTGACCATTTTGTAAAGCGGCTCTGTCACTCATTCAACTGAGTGGTTCGCTGGATGGATGGACAATACTGTTGTGAGAGATCTTCATTGTTGCAAGAGTAGTGGTAGTGGTAGTGGTACTGTAACTGTATTAGACTGGATTGTTTGGTTTgcaaaatttttttttcaagttCCAGAGTTTCCAGGAGGGTAACACATAATGTACTGGGCAGTTACCCTccttttaaaattattaggGTACCGAATTAGGGTAAAGCAATTTATAACAAGGGCTTAAAATATTAGGGTAAACTGCTCTTCCTAGGGCTTCCAACCGGACAAATACCAAAGAGAAAAGCAACAAACGACTTAGAGAAATCTACATGAGTGAGATCTCATCGATCGCTATTTGTAAAATACAATCTAGTTTCTACAAAGCGAGTGTATGCACTGAAGAAATGCACACAGACGTAGTATCACTTCCTATGATAAAACACATACTTTCCTGTacataaaaatatacatgCATGAttcctttattttctaagGGCAAAATAGATAAACTGTCTCTATATTTGCGAAGAAATTTGCATGATATACGGCATACTTTCATTCGGAGACCAATTGTAACAACAACACTGtactataataataataatcgtCCAGGTTTATCATCCACGTCTCCACAATtgcataataatatatcataCACGTTCCTCCATTCAAGAATACGATATATTCATACACCGAAGAGCAAGGGTAATGACTCTCCTCACGACACATCCAACACATTACAACATCTAATTGCAGAGAAAAATAGACGTCTATCACAAGCCACCAACATCttccaaaaattgaaaataaacatcCGTTGGATCCTAAAAAAATCATACAAGCCGTTCAATGCAGACGACATAAGTGCAGTCATCTCTTGGGTCCTAGTAAGCAAcgtaataatattcatcttATGGACCACCACATTCGTCTCCCTAATTATCTACTTATTAAATTCCATCTCATTACAAGATTACCTAGTGAAATCTATTGGTAATTTAATAACAAGAGGCACACCAAACTTATCAGTAATCTTTGAGGACGCCATAGTACCGGATTGGTCCTCTGGGAAGatcatattcaaaaatgtGTTTGTTTCAAGAAGACCCAAATTATTGAAGGGGTTCCAAAAGGGGTCACAAGAAGATGCCGTTCAAAGAGCTAACTTGGCCTTGACGGAGAAGAATCTGTTGTTTTTGTCACCGGAGTCTTCCTCTTCAGCGAATGAGAATGATTGGAATTATACGCAGTTTGATTTGACTATTGATAAAGTGGAgatttcattgaatttcaCCAAATGGTTGAATGGAAAAGGTTGTCTTGATGAAGTGTCTATTAATGGTCTTCGTGGGATTGTGGATAGAACTCATATACGATGGAAGGACAATGATGATCCGAGAGATTTTAGAAATGTTTATCAATTGGGAGATTTTGAGATTTcgaaattttcaatgaatgaTGGATTGTTTACTTTGTATCAACCTAATGGATTTAGACCGTTCCAAGTTAGTATATTTAATTGTGATTTACCACAATTAAGGAAACATTGGCTTTtttatgatattttgaaggCTACTAACGTTAGTGGGACCTATGATAATTCCATGTTTACCATTCATAGAACATTacaaaatacaaatactCAACAGGAGGCAACtaatgataacaataataataatgattctcATCATGGAGATAGTCCACCATGGAggaaaattacaagattaAGGGTAGATAATTTAGATGTAGAACATTTAAATAGAGGCATAGAGGGTCCATTTGGTTGGATCAGACAAGGTCAAGTAGACATGGTTGGTGATGTCTTATTGCCCGATAAAGAGGCGGATAAATCAGAAATCAAGGCAATATTGGCAGAGATTGGTGATAGGTTTTTAAATGAAGcgaaaaaattatcatcctCTTCCACAACTCGATCATCAAGAGACACTGAGAATACTACGATAGATCCTGAACAATACTTCATTATGAAATTCTTCcttaaattgaaaaacgTCAAGGCAGAAGTACCATTATTTCCCTCGgaattgaattatattaatGGTACATTAATACGACCCATAGTCGGGTATATAAATTCAAGAAGGACATATATCCCCATTGAATGTAAAGTGATTAAGAATGTGGCAGATTTTGAAGGGTCCTGGACCATCTATGATTCATATCTGATGAAGGATTTAAGTGCAGAAGTTTACGATGCATTTGCTAAATATGTAGCAGaccaacaacaacgaaAGAAACGGTTCAAGAGAATCAGTTTCTGGTCATTGCAAATGTTAATCCAGTTGGTTTTAATGAGTGTCGGTACCATAGCATAGCATAGcatattcatatatatatatatatatatatctctAAAGTGTGAAGCGGAGAGCGTAGCGCGATGTAATGATTTTTAGATATCAGGGGAATCTGCCTTTTTAaccttttatatatatgtagtACGTGCGCACGTATAACAATGGTCATGGATGGAATAGGAACGGGATGGCAAGTAACGACAGCAAGATATAATCTACCTGTAACCATCTTTAAGAGTGTTATTCTACTCATTCTATTCATTACATATTTATTGACACAAAGACTTCCCAAAACAGAACATTAGCactaatattaaataaaagaagTATAGCGAAAAAAGACAAAATGACTCGTCGCCCAGTAATACAATCCATATTCTCCCTCGGTGGTTCACTAGCCATGGTTAAAGGACTTAAAAGGGTACTAAGGAAATATGATCTCCCTGAAAACTGGTTAACTCCAACTCAAGGAAACAGCACGCAAGAGAACATCAACAAAACGAATGAATTAATCAGTATCCTACAGGAAGTATCCAACGCAATGCACTCTCGTGATGACATTAGTTTTAGTaaacaattagaagaagCAGGGGATGGAATCACATGGAAGAAAGTTGGGTTGTTTGTATTAAAAGAGTCGATTAATATGGATACAAAAATCGCTGCTGGAATTATTTTTACCATCTTATTTTTACCTTTATTATCAGCATTATTGTCTAATTCAATAGGTAAAAAATTGCGtaagaaaaagaatgatAATGTTGATTTTGCTACACAGACGGAACAAAGTCATCACTATGGGCCTGCAGAAAGGGCTTTACTACAATTTGGTAAGAGTAAATCGGAACCTATATTACTTGAGGATAATGATATCCATCCAATATTATCCAATCTGGCAGGTGAAAAAATAGAGGAAGGAAACCAAAGTGAGGAGGAAGAAAAGGGAATTACGGGCGGCAAGGAAGACGAAGGTAAAGACgaagaacaacaagaagaaggtgatgACTACGGGCAAGGAGAAAGTGAAGAAAACGTTGAAATTATATCCCCTgaagttgatgatgatttaaatgAGGAGGGAAATCATATTCAagtagaagatgatgaaaacaCCAACTCTTTCGAAAATGTTACAAGTttcagtaataatattgaagatatcaATTCATTCTTGAGGCCAATCGAGGAAGAGGAAGGTAATGtcaatgataataaaaataaagctGATAATGAACAAAACGAAGTTGAAGCTGATCAAGTTGAAGGTGCACAAACttcaattaaagaagataataatggagAGGATAGAAATGAAACAGACACTACTTACGATATGGCCATACGAACGATTGACTTTGGTGAAACCCCTTCCCCTAACTCATTAACCCACGACGTTGAGAATGAAACATCGACAACGAATAACTCTTCCTATAAACTCTCCCATCCAAATAACGCAGACGTGGCCCTAATACATTTGGAGCCAGATACGACTGCCCTAGAAAGGAATACTTTAACTTTCCCTGAAGAAATTCCTGATTTAAATGAAGCAGAAGCATTAGTTGGTGGAGAAGAAAAGTCCAAGGATTTAAGAGTATCATCTAATGGTTCTTTAAGTTCACATTCAAACAGTCCTCATATTCATGTTTCACCTACGAAATCAATGCATCCAGATGCACAAGTGAACAAAGAACAAGCATATTCTCAACCATTTACGTACTAAGAGCTTATATAACACTTTCAAAATCGAACGGCAATTATAGTTTCTTTACACGTAGAGTTACATAACATATACCAGACGGGGTATCTTCCCTGACATTTGTTTTATAACACGTTTCTCGAAATTACTGTTTTTTAGAAAACTCAAAACTAGAGGTATTTGAATCCCAGACGCAATTAAAACCATTTGATACATTTAGTAATACGGTTGAATTCAACGGTTTTGGAAAGATTTCGCTTGTTTGATTCGTTATACCGATCaataaaaaagatatcCGACTGAAGTATTTGGAATGGAAAGAGGTTGGAAAGTCCGAAATGGGAACATTTATTTCAAAGAGGAAGCTAGTCCTCAAGTAACGGAACATATATCTTAACAAAGTGTCACACACAGCCGAGGTACATAACAATCACTTAAAATCTTCACAGTTGATGTTACACGATtctcaaaaaaaataggCGCAATGAGTAAATACCTCtcataatgatattttcaaagaatgaGACAgtcatttttattatcaaatactTCCTAGTTTACCGAATTTTCcttgtttttttataacCATATTTTATGTATACGATATATAAAATTCGGTTACGTAGTTTCAAATAGATATGGTTGTAAGCCAAGGAATGGTACACAATTACTCTTTGTCTTCCTTGGCTAGTTATTACTCAACGTAAACTATTTCAAGACACATAACCTATGTTACTAGTCTGCGTTACCATTACGTATTTTACTCAACTTAATTTTACGTATAATCCTTTTAGAAGTTCCATTAATCTGATCGCGTTTAACGtgtgaaatttttcatgCAAACATGAGAAGCTCATCGCAAAAACTTTTAGTTTATATCTGTTATGATTTTGAATGTCAGAAGGACTTGAAGAACAGcaacaattttttcatacACACTTACTTAGCCAATACTTCAAGAATCTGCTACTTAAAAATTGTTAGGATATTAACAaggaataaataaagatacAACAATAATGTCCCACGAAGCATATCCTTTGGTAGACTTGGTGAAACAATTGGACCAAGCCTCTGGTTATGAATTTCAAACactattgaaaactttaaCTTCTCCAGTTTATATTAATGAACAAATATTGAAGTCTGAATTAGGTTTATTAAACACCAAGATTCTAAAATTGTTAAGATCTAgtgatgattttgatgttTGGAAAGGTTGCCATACCGCTGTGGTCATTTGTTCTTATAACCCGTTAGTTCTGTGTTCCCACGCAAGTCAATTATTAGCTGCTATCTATTCTAAATTGGAACAGAAGGTTGGTTATTATCAATCTACCATCTCAACTATGCAAGGCAAAACTCTATTGGAGACTTTAATCTCTTCATTATCCATCATTATGGATTTGATGAGAAATAAACCAACTGTATCTAGAGAAGGTTTGGTACCAAAATTAAGAGCTATCATTCCAACACTGATTACACTATCTCAAGATGAACCACAATTATGTTTACCTGTCTTACAAACTTTACTTAAGAGAAACTCTACCACATTCAAACCATTCGTGAATAAGTACCGAATTGTTTTGAGTAATTTAATTGTTAACCATTATCATTCCTTCGATAAAGATACTCAGACATTAATTTGTAACAATTTTGCATACTTGCATCTAATTAAGATTCAAAATGCTCAATCTAAAGGTACAGATATCGATGAGGCACAATCTCATCATAAATCATTTAGTGATGATACATGGACATCAGGACTTTTAAATATCTTATACCAATTTAAACCTATCATAGAACTATGTGGCGAACTATTAGATTTCAAACAAGACCAAGATTTACAAAGGATTATCGAAAGTTTACCTCATAGCAACGTCAAGAGCGATGatagtgatgatgataacgaGAGCGTTCATGATTTCCTTCcagttttgaaattggatATGAACGCACCATTGACGTTATGGCAAATTTCTAATCGTTTGAACTTACTAGTTGGTTTAATGAACAGTTTTATCAGCTTACCGACCCCATTTGCCATAAGAATTCCCATTGGTGGGATTAATGCGATTTGTGAAACTTTATTAAGTATGACGACCAAATATATCCCATTGAAAAGAGAGTTACGTCGTGAtcaagaattgaattcaataatcCATGATATTTTCCCACAGATTCAATTAAATGGTATTCATCTGTGGACGAACTTGATTCGATCATGTAATAAATGTTGTATTCCATTGGGTTCGAAGATACTATCGAATGTGGAACTGTTCATACCTTTAAAGAATAAGagtaatttaattgattttgaaagatgttATGCATTAAAGAATGAATTTGGTgatgttttcaaattgattaatATAGTTTTACCATTGATGGGTCAtcaatttaatgaaattgatccaattattaaattgattaatgTTGCCTTGTATCTTTCTGAAGATAAATCcttaattgattcaatttttaACCAACAGAAGGAACTTCAAAGTGCTGCGatgaagaataataataataatagcaataataagaaaaagaataaaaggGATCAAAATGTTGGAGCATTATCTGATTTATATACCCATCCTGAGGAATTTGTAATTACTACATCAAAGGAATGGTATGATGAAActaatcaatttttcattatgaTCTTAAACAGTTTGGTTCTCTCCAGTACACAACAAACCAGAATTATCAAGTATTCAGTATCCATTGcattatatttgaaatctaTAAACGATGAGATTCCTAGGAGttttattgatttaattaGATGCATTGTCTTACATCCTGGGTATGAAAAAGTTTCCATTTTACCAATTGCTGTTAATATCTTAAAGGAtgttaatgatgaaatgtttgatttattatgtCATCCAAGGTTACCTACCAATATGGTCTATCGTGTtaggaataataatgctaacgttgttgaagatgaagatgaagatgaagatgatggtAGAATGATAGTTGACGAAGAAACAGCAGCAAACGAAGCTGATAATGTCtctctttctttaaaaatgaCTGAGGAAAAGGAGAAAGTTGTTATTATGCCACATGTTGAAAGAAAAGTCGACATAATTGAAGACGAAACcaaaattttcaagaaGAGAGACATTGAAGATGTTCAACCAGAGATTGAAGAAACGACGAAGAGAGTTAAAATTGttaaggaagaagaaaaggtGAACAATGAAGTACCAGTTCAAGTTATCGACGAGAAAGCTTTTACAAGTAACATTGAGGATAAAGATAATGGTGAAGACGATAACGACGATGATTCGGAATTCGAAATTCCAGTTATTGATATaagtgatgatgaagatgaggaagaatagaaatatgtatatattcaataatagaACTGTTGATATGACATGAGAAAAAGTACAGATGTatagactatatatatgtatatttaaattataatgTACCatggaaagaaaagaaaaggcGAAGTTATTACTTACACGAAACCTTTTCTAAACTAAATCACAAATTCCCTTAACAACTGCATCTCTTGTCATGATAGAAAGGGGAGCAGGGCCACTCACATATTGACTAAAGAGATATCTGCCAATGATCGGATCTTCACAACGGCCCAATTTAAAGAACTCATCTCTTTTCTTACTATGAAAAGTCAATTGTAAAGCAccatcatttaataattgcACGTacaaatcatcatctttatccAATGCCCCTTTTCTATTGAACGCCTTCCTCAAATCCAATATCCCCTTATCTAAAGCTTCTTTATTCTTCTCAGCCTCCGGATGTTTCTTTATAGTTCTAATCATCCCGTCTCTCAAATGGTTGAAATTCGTGTTCCTCATTGGAGAAATCTTAGCCATCAAATTGATTCCATTATCTaacaattcattaattagGATTGTTGATTTGACAGGATCCATAAGAGCCAAGCGTAAGTTTTCTGCATGAGACTTGGTCGAATCGAAAGTATCAATGAATGCCTTTGATAAATAGTTGGAGTTAAACAGTTTTGGAATCATGTATTTGTCCTTATCAGCTACGTAAATACCTAGAGCATATACTTTAAATGTAACCACGGTTACTGATCTTACCCCAACACCTAATAGGGAATATTTTAGATCGAATGGGTATTTTGAAGGTGTGATTTTTTTGGGGAAAGGTGAGATTTGTGGGTCTACGTCGACGTATTGTTCTGTTTCGCTGATGCTGAAGTTCAAGTCTTCAAATTTGTAAGCTAGGAATGCAGCAGCTAATGTCAATGTTACGATGGCTGAGTTTCTAATAACATTCGAGTTTTTGATTGCTGGAGGTTctgtttgttgttgttgctgttggGAACGACCGGTGGTAGAGCTGAACTTCCTTTGGAAAGGCTTGTTGGATAACATCAAGGAGGTCAATCTTGATGATTTGGTAACTTGTCCGATAGCCTTTGCATTGGATATCTTAGTTACTTGTCTAAGGGATGTTTTGCTTATTAACTTTGTGAACGTCATTATTGTCATAAACGTCCTTATACTTTTGCtcaataatattagatATTATAAGCAGATATGATGTCCTTCGAAGTATTGTTGAACTTATaagataataattgaaATTACCCAAGATTACTTAAAAGTTTTACGAAGAAAAGTTTGGATATTGAGAGTGAGAGATCCTATCCTTGTTCGTTTATTCGACTGTGATTACTCGAGGATTGttcttgttattattaagcATGCAGCATAGCTTGCAGATCTCCCTTTGTACGGGCAGTTCTGAGGgaaaaaagtgaaaaattccTCAAAATTTTGAGAAATTTAGAAGTGTCACTAAAGGACAAAAACCGGTAAGTAAGGAGAAGGTGCAGATggagatgaagatgaagatggagAGGAGGACGGGTCCACGATACTTACGTACTCGAGAAAATTGATCTGTTGGTTTACACCTTGTAACTGTCATTATTGCATCAAAAATTGAGTAACGGTTAGATACTAgtatattcatatatatcatatatatatatatatatatatatNNNNNNNNNNNNNNNNNNNNNNNNNNNNNNNNNNNNNNNNNNNNNNNNNNNNNGGATTTCGC
Coding sequences within:
- the LNP1 gene encoding Lnp1p (similar to Saccharomyces cerevisiae YHR192W; ancestral locus Anc_4.357); the encoded protein is MLRTISTILSKVNNTITNSKKTLIQRYTEDLSHITSQIHALESSLQRRQAVLDHFQSQLTFYGLSAIVCLASAAYYYSSSYSENEGNTEWVWITVLVLGVILLGFLKWVSYKLEGWYKERQDKKLSKLRATHSKKLESLKRETQFHETNSIIQRFSSGSNQDDDAMVLMDEQLSAKYDEFNQLKNELNKLQKDNEFVNNKEKSDVWFDKVIGILAGGNDLNNTIRPIVCSNCKRHTGAYRLLNKPLQYVCPVCGCKLDETIKNQHEEREPSAVDTIDTKDTNDSNKKTKKSKKKNGSLKKV
- the MDM31 gene encoding Mdm31p (similar to Saccharomyces cerevisiae MDM31 (YHR194W); ancestral locus Anc_4.359) produces the protein MIPLFSKGKIDKLSLYLRRNLHDIRHTFIRRPIVTTTLYYNNNNRPGLSSTSPQLHNNISYTFLHSRIRYIHTPKSKGNDSPHDTSNTLQHLIAEKNRRLSQATNIFQKLKINIRWILKKSYKPFNADDISAVISWVLVSNVIIFILWTTTFVSLIIYLLNSISLQDYLVKSIGNLITRGTPNLSVIFEDAIVPDWSSGKIIFKNVFVSRRPKLLKGFQKGSQEDAVQRANLALTEKNLLFLSPESSSSANENDWNYTQFDLTIDKVEISLNFTKWLNGKGCLDEVSINGLRGIVDRTHIRWKDNDDPRDFRNVYQLGDFEISKFSMNDGLFTLYQPNGFRPFQVSIFNCDLPQLRKHWLFYDILKATNVSGTYDNSMFTIHRTLQNTNTQQEATNDNNNNNDSHHGDSPPWRKITRLRVDNLDVEHLNRGIEGPFGWIRQGQVDMVGDVLLPDKEADKSEIKAILAEIGDRFLNEAKKLSSSSTTRSSRDTENTTIDPEQYFIMKFFLKLKNVKAEVPLFPSELNYINGTLIRPIVGYINSRRTYIPIECKVIKNVADFEGSWTIYDSYLMKDLSAEVYDAFAKYVADQQQRKKRFKRISFWSLQMLIQLVLMSVGTIA
- the CTF8 gene encoding Ctf8p (similar to Saccharomyces cerevisiae CTF8 (YHR191C); ancestral locus Anc_4.356); this translates as MPAVEITTSHLQTLLHETQDGARQITIPTPLGHTMLEIQGDLEMPKTVPTDAPDSRYSKYNDGEIDIVRFGLLNLDQEKKLATLFIGTKQRLLGKIVKLDTPLGLLKFDNSSKKVQLVDVINYKIIFSDRPLPIH
- the EGD2 gene encoding Egd2p (similar to Saccharomyces cerevisiae EGD2 (YHR193C); ancestral locus Anc_4.358); amino-acid sequence: MSIPANSNVTILNKNEKKARELIGKLGLRLVPGIIRVAFRKKNNEIVAIEKPEVYRSVGGNYVVFGEAKVDDFTQKLAAAQQQAASSGILPSNEDIATKSPQDIQADMEAAATGALDEAIAAVEEDDAEVDAGDLSKEDIDLVIQQTNVTKNKAIKALKEHNGDIVNAIMSLSK
- the RIX1 gene encoding Rix1p (similar to Saccharomyces cerevisiae RIX1 (YHR197W); ancestral locus Anc_4.365) — its product is MSHEAYPLVDLVKQLDQASGYEFQTLLKTLTSPVYINEQILKSELGLLNTKILKLLRSSDDFDVWKGCHTAVVICSYNPLVLCSHASQLLAAIYSKLEQKVGYYQSTISTMQGKTLLETLISSLSIIMDLMRNKPTVSREGLVPKLRAIIPTLITLSQDEPQLCLPVLQTLLKRNSTTFKPFVNKYRIVLSNLIVNHYHSFDKDTQTLICNNFAYLHLIKIQNAQSKGTDIDEAQSHHKSFSDDTWTSGLLNILYQFKPIIELCGELLDFKQDQDLQRIIESLPHSNVKSDDSDDDNESVHDFLPVLKLDMNAPLTLWQISNRLNLLVGLMNSFISLPTPFAIRIPIGGINAICETLLSMTTKYIPLKRELRRDQELNSIIHDIFPQIQLNGIHLWTNLIRSCNKCCIPLGSKILSNVELFIPLKNKSNLIDFERCYALKNEFGDVFKLINIVLPLMGHQFNEIDPIIKLINVALYLSEDKSLIDSIFNQQKELQSAAMKNNNNNSNNKKKNKRDQNVGALSDLYTHPEEFVITTSKEWYDETNQFFIMILNSLVLSSTQQTRIIKYSVSIALYLKSINDEIPRSFIDLIRCIVLHPGYEKVSILPIAVNILKDVNDEMFDLLCHPRLPTNMVYRVRNNNANVVEDEDEDEDDGRMIVDEETAANEADNVSLSLKMTEEKEKVVIMPHVERKVDIIEDETKIFKKRDIEDVQPEIEETTKRVKIVKEEEKVNNEVPVQVIDEKAFTSNIEDKDNGEDDNDDDSEFEIPVIDISDDEDEEE
- the NVJ1 gene encoding Nvj1p (similar to Saccharomyces cerevisiae NVJ1 (YHR195W); ancestral locus Anc_4.360); this encodes MTRRPVIQSIFSLGGSLAMVKGLKRVLRKYDLPENWLTPTQGNSTQENINKTNELISILQEVSNAMHSRDDISFSKQLEEAGDGITWKKVGLFVLKESINMDTKIAAGIIFTILFLPLLSALLSNSIGKKLRKKKNDNVDFATQTEQSHHYGPAERALLQFGKSKSEPILLEDNDIHPILSNLAGEKIEEGNQSEEEEKGITGGKEDEGKDEEQQEEGDDYGQGESEENVEIISPEVDDDLNEEGNHIQVEDDENTNSFENVTSFSNNIEDINSFLRPIEEEEGNVNDNKNKADNEQNEVEADQVEGAQTSIKEDNNGEDRNETDTTYDMAIRTIDFGETPSPNSLTHDVENETSTTNNSSYKLSHPNNADVALIHLEPDTTALERNTLTFPEEIPDLNEAEALVGGEEKSKDLRVSSNGSLSSHSNSPHIHVSPTKSMHPDAQVNKEQAYSQPFTY